The Hevea brasiliensis isolate MT/VB/25A 57/8 chromosome 9, ASM3005281v1, whole genome shotgun sequence nucleotide sequence ACTGTAATATACTTAAAAGGGATGTTGGGTCTAAAGGGGTATCTTCAGTTTTTGTCTATCCAGGAGCAGAATAGTGGGTTGTCTCTTGAATCTATTTGGGTTACTATCAACTGTTTGAACCCATATTATTATCTTGTAATTCTTGATGTTACTACCTACATGTTTGTTTGTGCTATTCCCTTTTTCACAACATTTGCTGTTTCTTTCACTTTCGCAAAATTATAAGTGAAGTTGGCTTTTTGGCTACAAATGCTAATAAGCTTCCTATTTGTGAATTGTGTTAGGCATTTGCACTTTCTGCTTACTGTCTGCAATTTTTGTTATTCTCTGCTGATGGAGTCTTGGCGCTACATTGCTGAAGAGAAAGGCCTTCCTTTCTCAGATGAAATAGACTTATCTATCGATTCATTTGGGAGAAGTAAAAAGGCATACACAGGGTGGGATGGGGAATCTGTTGAGAGCTTGGAGTTTATAGATTTGGGTTTCTCTGACATGCCCAGAAAGCCATTTCATGGTAGTAACACAGGTGTGGAGATTCTTGGTGGTAGTGAAGCTGGTATCCACTCTAGTAAAATAGAATTAACTTCTCCCGGTTATATGATTGCTTCAAATTTACAGTTGGAGTCTGTGTCGAATCATTCAAATTCTCTCATGGAATCTAATAGTCAGGATTCATCACTAATTGATTTAAAGCTAGGGAGGTTAGCTGATGGCAAAGATGCACAGAAGAACAAATTTTTGAAAGATAGATCGGTGGTATCTTCAGCAAGCCCAACTTTTCAGGCAAAGGAAGCTCGAAGAATGAGTTCATGCTCTCACACTCCCTATTGCCAGGTGTATGGTTGTCACAAGGATCTCAGCTCCTTAAAGGATTACCACAAGAGACATAAAGTTTGTGAGGTTCACTCAAAGACTCCTAAAGTTATAGTTAATGGGGTTGAGCAAAGGTTTTGTCAGCAATGTAGCAGGTTGGCTTTTTTATTTTTGTGCCCCCAATCATGATGCTTATCTCAATGTTTAGTTTTTGAAAACTATAATTATCCGTAAATTGCATGCTAGATGCTTATAATGGTGATGCTATACTTTGAAGATTCTATATGAATACATGTCTGTTGGTTTTTTTCTGATTTATTTGGGAAAGATTATTGAAGCAAAATGGAATAAAAGTGAATGTTGAATGGGAATTTATGTTTAGTCATACAGAACTACAGACCTTTAGATTTTCTGCTGATGTAGGCAGGTTTAATTTGTCAGGAAAGTTTGTGTCAAGTATATGGCCAGTTTTGTAATAGTTTTGCTTAATGAATCATGTATCTAATTGGTATTCTCCTACACCTTGTATTCTTTTTAATAAGTTCTTTCTTCACCTCAATTGATCAGGTTTCATTTACTGGTTGAATTTGATGATGGTAAACGTAGTTGTCGTAAACGCCTAGCAGGCCACAATGAACGCAGAAGGAAACCTCAGTTTCGTGCTCTCCCTGGCAGATCCCTTAAGTTGCTGCAGCCATACCAAGGTATGAACAGTTCATACTCTTGTTCTGCATGGATAATGTGACTCAATTTTATATAGCAGCTGGATGAATAGGTACAAGTTCCCTGCTTCTCAGgaaaaagaagaacaagaaaGGATTAAAAAACCCAGTTTTTAGTGGTCTTTTTGTAAATCCATTTTAAGGAATATAGTATCAACTTTCCACACGAGGTATTATTAATTTTTGCTTCTTAAAGGGCTATGATCTCATTGCTAGATAAATCTTTATGTTGACAGTGCTGCTATTTTTGATTGACTGACgtctttttttatttcttctatagTCATTAATAAATGATCTAATCTAATGCATTTCAATCTTGTAattatttcttcatatgaaaaaaATTTAAGAGTTAGAAATTCTTTGGTACCTGTAAGTTTTTTGCTCTATAGACATGTTTCAAACTTGTGCTTTCTTTTCTGCATTTATCTTAGGGTGCATTACTGTTGGAGTAGCTATTGAGAAAAGCAAGTCCTTAAATATGTTATTAGAGGGTATTAAAAATTGgtgtaaaattaaatttgatatgttTCTGTCCTAAGAGCTCCCAAACAAGTAAACAACTTTTTTCAAACTgtttttttaacatttaaaattGCGTGTTTCCAGAAAGTAATTTTTTGGTCTCCCAACCACAATCCCAAGCAGAGACTCAGGCTTGCAATAAGTGACAATGGTAGACCTGGATGAAAACTTTGTATTATCCAAATCTTCCTTTCTTTTCACTGGTGTATTTTTGTTGTGACTGCCATTGTGTGAACCTGTAATCTGAGACATGCTGTTCTTAGGTTCGCATCTTTATTCCTGTTTGGGTTTCTGTCTGGCATCCAACTTCAACAACTGGTCAGCTAGTAACTTGTTGACAATTAAGTGACTAGTAATTTGTGTTAACAATTCAACAAATGTTTACGAGTTAAAATTTAATGCAAaacaatttgaaattagaaagaaaATATAGGGCTGAAGCTGCATTTGCCTTTCTCCTCAATCTTGTATAGGCTAATAGAATTGTTTTTCTGGGTATTGGAATTTATTGAATTTTGATTGTATCATGCACCCCTACTAGAGTCCTGCttatgcatctaggggactttatgGAGTTGAGTGATCCTATTCTAAAAACAACCGTCATTATGTTCGCATGACTTTCAACTTGCATTGTTGAACATATTTTCACTATATTACCTAAGAAGTATGAATTTGGCAGGCACCAAATTTTTGGGCACTTCCTTGCCAAAGAAAGCATCTTTTCTTTTCCCAAACATACTTCCTGGTGGTATTCTTTGTCCAGAGAGATATGAACAGACCAACTCCTACAAGCCTGTTAAATTGGAAGAGAAATTAATCTACGGTACAAATGGGCAGTCACTTTCAAAACCTTTTCTCCATATACATGCTAATGGGATCCAAAACACTTCTGGAATTTCACCATCAGCAGCTGAAGATTTAACTATTTTTAATACTGCATCAACTATTCATGAGTTAGCTGGGGTGTGTCATTCCAGTCGTGCTCTCTCTCTTCTGTCAGCCGAATCACAGGACTTGGGCCATTCAGCAGGAATTATAATGGCTAGGCCCTTCATCAGTCAAGCCAATCGTTCCCATCACAGTGTGGATATTTCTGACAAACCTTTCGGGGTAGAATCTTCAGAGAAGAATATGCCAAATGTATTTCATTCATATGGAATGAATTCCATTAAAGCTAATCATATGGGATCCTTCATGGTTTCTTGTGCTGGTTATGCTGCTGACCTTCAAGTTGAACCAGATGGTTTTCTTCAAGAATCGGACCTTTTGAATGCCAAATATTGTGTTTCTGCTGAAAATGGATCTACTGTGGATTTGCTTCAGTTGTCATCACATCTTCAGAGGGTGGAGCAACAGAGGAATTCTGTGCAAGTGAAGCCTGAAATTGAGGATTTTTCCACTTTCCTTAGCACATATGGGGCATGAAAGGAACAAGGTGTGTAAATAACCAGCTTAAATCTCTTGCTTATTCTTTTATGCTGGAAATTGTCCATTTTTCTTCAGGTGACCAAATGTGGAATCCTTTTCTTTAGAaacttattgaaaaataaatgcttATTCATGGTTGGTACTCCAAATTTCTAGCTGAAGTTACTTGATGGTAACATAGGATAAACCGCATACAATATGGGAAATAACTATGACTTGCCTGGATCtttgttaatttttatttgttgatCTATGCAAATCTTTCTCGAGTAATAATAAATTCAATGATGTTGCTGGGTCAGAGGAGCCAGTTGAAGGTAAGCTGCGTCCAATGTGTAAACTGACTTCACTGGTGCAATGGACAAAAGCCCAGACTTCAGATAAGTTGAAACTTAAGATACAATTTCTAGTACATTTCTTCACTGATAAGTATATAACAGAAATTAACGAGTTTAACTACTGTTAAGTTCGTGTAAGTTCGATACTGTTTTTTTCTGTAGAGATCTCCATTTTGCCCATACTTGCTATTGCAAATCTGGTTCCTGGATTACTGAGTTATACAACTCAGCAAACCATCAAGAACCTTAATTTTTGTTTATCTAAAGCAGTTTGTGAAGGGGCAATTTTGAAGAGACAAACTAAGGGGCAAAATGAGAAGGAGCATTACTTCTTATGATGTACATTTCTTTAAAGGGCTGTCAATTCTTTATTCAGAAGAGCTAATGCTTGATCAACTAGATGACCTTTCATATCTTTAGTCTTTATAGGTTAAATATTCTGCTTCCTTTGTGTGGTGAATGGAATATTAGTCCTGCTACATAATGACTTTTCTCTTCTGCAGTTACAgccatataatatataaattaacccAAAAATCTGGGAACTTTGACCCCATTGTAGCTCCATGAATGTTTGGAAAAGAGAGTTTTTCCATCTTCGGTATCAGTGTAGCCCTGAAATTCTTTTTCCAACTGAGGCAAAAGGGGATTGGCCACTTCACCCACTCATCAAAAGTTCCTccttttccttccttttctttgttCTTTTCTTATTCTCTGTGGATGGTGAGTTGTAAAAGGCAACACAAATTCAAAAGTTGGGAAGAATTCAGCCATCAATCCCCACTTAGAAATTCTGTTTATGCAACTTGGCATAAACTAAGAAAAACCTTATGCATAAGTTATGTTTTAGGGCaattaattacatgtttaaaggCTTGTAATATATGTATATGTGCATAGGGCTGAGCAGAATatgttaaaaaaatttgaaaaactgaattgaatcaatgcaattttgtttttcaattcaattgatttatttttcagttcaattaaaaaaaaaaaaactaatatgaAATTTTAGTACCTATAACAAGTGTCGTCGTTTTTAAGGTTATTGGGTATCGTTTCATGCCGCTTACTCTATTTACAACTTGCCCCCTCGTGCTTGAGAGTCTGGCGTGCAGAGAAGTCCTTTCAAGAATGTTCTGATTGAGGGGGACTCCCAATCTGTTAATAATGCCCTTTAGAATGGGGCAATCCCCATTTCCATCCAGAGCATTATTGCAGATACCAAGTCTTTAGCGGACCTCTTCGACACCATTTCTTTCATCTTCGTTAGAAGGAATTGCAATCAAGCGGCTCATGCTTTGGCATCTGAAGTTCTTCGTGAACCATCTTTCCTGCATTATCATTTAGAGCAAATACTTTTTGTTTCAACTTCACCATTCTAGTGATATTTCTCTTTTAATCGTCGATAAAAAATAAGTGGAAGAAAAAAAGGGTTGAGAAGCCCGGCCGGGGGGGGTTTTTGGTGGGGGGGGATGAGGTGTGGGGGTTGGTGGTGTAAGGGGGACAGCCCGTTATCAATCGAGGATTGGCCAACTCAGCCAAGCCGTAGGCCTATGAGATGGTGCAAGGGCATGATTGATGAGAATGAGAAGTTTGACGAACACTTTTATAAATATGGAAAAGTTCAGGGGGGTGTGATGGGTGAGACATACTGATGTCTCCTCCTGCCAGAGGTCACTATGTTTctaatgctctttaggggggtGTGACTAGTTGGCCACTGGTGAGCACGGTCGGGCCCAGCTAGTCTCCAAATTTGGTGTCAAGCTCTCCACCATCCCCGGGGTTACTGGTGCAAGGGCGTGACTCTAAGTGAGCTCCCTACATACTCATTGTACTAGGCGGCGGGCATCGGGCTCTCGAGAGGTAGGAGCTCGGTGTCTCCATGAAGAAGGAGCTTCATGGACACTACAAGGCCGAAGGGCTTGTAGTGCGCGTCTCTCCTAGGCCCGAGGTTTCTATATAAGGCCGACGATGCTGCTCGGTATATGGGCCAGTTATACTACTCGGTATAGGGGAACAAATATTCTATATTGGCTTTGGGTTCAGCCATACGGTCAGATGTTGCTTATTGCTTTGCTGTTGGACGATGCTTGTACTAGGCTTTCGGTGGATGCTTGAGGATGTACACGATGAGGGACGACATCGTGCTATAAGGAATATCAATGCTCGATGATCGGGCTAGATACGTGGAAGACCCTCGATAAGGATATTGGAATTCCTCTTTAAGGGGGAAAGACCCTTGAATACAAGTAGGCTGGCCTAGATTGGGTGGAAGTCTAGGCGCCGCACGGGACTACTGTCCGAGCTAGGAAGTGGCCCCGTGACAGGTGGTGGTTGTGGGGGTGTGGTGGGGTCTATGGGGTGCATACATGGATGGCAAATTAATTATAGAGTAACAAATATATAATGGTGTATCCTATAAAATACGGTCTTGTCCACGTGTTTATAACAATATTTTCCTTTCAAATTAtaattatctttttttatttattagttaTCTTATGATTTGTTTATCATTTCATGTATTAATCTTATATAAAATAAATCGGGTATTATTGGAGAGGGAGAGTTTTAAGTCTTTCAAGTTTAATATGCCTGCAACTAACACTGGGTTATATTTATTGTTGCCTATGGGTTTTTCTTTAATAAGAGATTGAGAGGGTGTAAACTCGAACTTGACTCAAGAATTAATAAATCGTAAATTTTTGTGCATGTTACGTAAGTGTTTACGAATTAAAATATATTCTTCTTcttattgttattgttattattattattattattaaaaatagattaaaacaTCTCTAAACTTTGGTTCCATTTATAAATGGTTTTCCCATCTATTTTTTTCAACATATTTCATTggacaaataaattaaatgaaattaaagagAAAATTTTCCTGTTCTTATAATACATTTGCCTTTCTCTCTTTCCCCTTGTAAACTTGAACCCAACAAAACTCAAAAGCTTCAGTTTCTCACACACAATGGCAATTCTTTGGTCTTCCAAAAGAAAACCACAAGAAACTAACCACTACAATCTTCTAATAACAATTGTAGCACCAATTCCTCCATTGTTGAAGAGAAAAGTAGTAAAGTTGTGGGGGAAGATAATTAGGGAGAGTCAGAAAATATTCATTGGGCCAATTAAAGGTGTACATTTGATTAGTCAAACTAAATAgaactaaattttttttactaattgattttttttttactgaTTCAAAAATacgaatcaaatcaaatcaaaaatGACAGAAAATTGAACTtaatcaaaatataaaatatttgattGGCTATCAATTTAAaccaaactaataaaaaaatgtaatatatatttttattattaattaattaataataaaaatatagttatACTCATTTtatttataacaaataaaaaaatatttattattaaaatagaatacttataaattaaaaattattaacaaaattataaaaaaaatcagtTTACATAAAAGTATTTCATAAAATCCTTGtataaaattcataatgaatcTTAGACTTTATGGCATAATAATAtaagataaaaaataataatcactaaaattaaagagataaaaattaaagattaataAAAGAACAAAGTAAGCGTAACAGGAAAAAACAAATgtatatttaaattaatcaattcaaaatttatatGAGAATCACTAGTTTTGTCTAGTTttacatatataaaaatataaaaatataataatttttgaatttaatgacaTAAAGGATAGAAAGTTAGATAAGTGGAaggacaaagaaaaaaaaaatatattgtatCCATAGGAGGagaggaaaaataaaattataaattgaaaaaaatttcatatgattTGAGATTATATAatagaaaattattaaattaatttatctttaattttcaaataataactatcaatgaaattttattttgtggTGTGAATAAttacttttttattaaaattttatactcATTTATAATAACCAAGTAATTTTGAtgctttaatttaaataaaaaataataaattatatattattaggtaccaataaaaaatatttgagGAAAAAAAACCCTAGTCACCTTCTCTAAACTCTctcctttcttcctttctttctatgAGCTTTTTGGGATGGCCACCGATGTGTATTTTCTTTGGTCGTTACCTCTCtcccttttcatttttttttgtatttttcctAATAATATCTAGATCTTTACCCTTGGAATAGATTTGTGTTTGTTCTCATTCTTGTGATAGATCAGAGCATTGTCGCCTCCTTTGGGGGGATTTGTTTTCTCCTCTTCCTGAGGATTTGG carries:
- the LOC110636760 gene encoding squamosa promoter-binding-like protein 6 is translated as MESWRYIAEEKGLPFSDEIDLSIDSFGRSKKAYTGWDGESVESLEFIDLGFSDMPRKPFHGSNTGVEILGGSEAGIHSSKIELTSPGYMIASNLQLESVSNHSNSLMESNSQDSSLIDLKLGRLADGKDAQKNKFLKDRSVVSSASPTFQAKEARRMSSCSHTPYCQVYGCHKDLSSLKDYHKRHKVCEVHSKTPKVIVNGVEQRFCQQCSRFHLLVEFDDGKRSCRKRLAGHNERRRKPQFRALPGRSLKLLQPYQGTKFLGTSLPKKASFLFPNILPGGILCPERYEQTNSYKPVKLEEKLIYGTNGQSLSKPFLHIHANGIQNTSGISPSAAEDLTIFNTASTIHELAGVCHSSRALSLLSAESQDLGHSAGIIMARPFISQANRSHHSVDISDKPFGVESSEKNMPNVFHSYGMNSIKANHMGSFMVSCAGYAADLQVEPDGFLQESDLLNAKYCVSAENGSTVDLLQLSSHLQRVEQQRNSVQVKPEIEDFSTFLSTYGA